A stretch of DNA from bacterium:
CTGCTGAACACCACCACCGACCGGGCGATCGCGACCGGGATCCCGGTTCTCGAGCGCGCCGAGGCGCTGGCGCTGATCCACGACGGGCGGCGCTGCTACGGCGCGGTGGTGCGGGACCTGGTCACCGGGGCGCTGACCGCGTACGTCGCCAAGGCCACGGCGATCGCCACCGGCGGCGCGGGGCGCGTCTACGGGGTGACGACCAACGCCGTGATCTGCGAGGGGATCGGCCACGCGATCGCGCTGGAGACCGGCGTGGCCGCGCTCGGCAACATGGAGGCGGTGCAGTTCCACCCGACGGGGATCTTCCCGGCGGGGATCCTCGTCACCGAGGGGTGCCGCGGGGACGGCGGGCTGCTCAAGGACGTCGACGGGCACCGCTTCATGCCCGACTACGAGCCGGAGAAGAAGGAGCTGGCCTCCCGCGACGTGGTCTCCCGGCGGATGGAGGAGCACATCCTCAAGGGCAAGGGGGTCAAGAGCCGCTTCGGCGAGCACCTCTGGCTGGACATCACGGCGCTCGGCGAGCACCACATCCGGCACAACCTGCGCGAGGTCTGGGAGATCTGCCACTACTTCCTCGGCGTGGACCCGGTGAAGGAGTGGATCCCCGTGCGCCCGGCGCAGCACTACACCATGGGCGGGGTGCGCACGCTGCCGAGCGGCGAGAGCCCGCACCTCACGGGGCTGTTCTCGGCGGGCGAGGCGGCCTGCTGGGACCTGCACGGCTTCAACCGGCTCGGCGGCAACTCGCTGGGCGAGACGCTCGTGGCCGGCATGATCGTCGGCGAGTCGATCGCCGACTTCTGCGACCGGCCGGAGAACGACGTGGACGTGCCGGCCGCGCTGGTGCGCGAGTCCCTCGCCCGCGAGCAGGCCAAGCTCGACGAGCTGCTCTCCGGGCGCGGCAGCGAGGACGCGATGGTCCTGCGCGGGGCGATGCAGGAGCTGATGACCGCGAAGGTCGGCATCTTCCGGCGCGGCAGGGACCTGGAGCAGGCCGTCGACGAGCTGCAGAAGCTGCTGGTGCGCAGCCGCTCGATCGGCGTGCGCAGCCGGGCCGCGGGCGCGAACCCGGAGCTGGTGGCGGCGTACCGCACGCGGATGATGCTCAAGCTCGCCCTCGCCACCGCCTACGGCGCGCTCGTGCGCACCGAGAGCCGCGGCGCCCACTTCCGCGAGGACTACCCGCGGCGCGACGACGCGCAGTGGCTCAAGCGCACGCTGGCCACGTGGAAGGGCGAGCAGGACACCCTGCCGACCCTGGCGCACGAGCCGCTGGACGTGAAGCGGATGGAGCTGCCGCCCGGCTGGCGCGGGTACGGCGCGAAGGACTACATCGACCACCCGGACACCCCCGCGCGGCAGGCGGAGGTGGACGCGATCCGCGCGAAGCTGGCGTCGTCCGGCCGCTGGGCCGTGCAGGAGGCGCTGCTGCCCTACGAGCGGCTGCTGCCGCCGGCGCTGCGCGGGCGCAACGAGCGCATCGAGGAGCGATTCTGACCATGGCCGACACGACCGCACGCCGCAGGCTGGCCTTCCACATCCTGCGCTACAACCCGTACGACCCCGCCGCTGCGCCGCGGCTCCAGCGCTACGAGCTGGAGGAGGCCGACGGCATGACGCTGTTCATCGCGCTCAACGAGATCCGCGACCGGCAGGACCCCACGCTGCAGTTCGACTTCGTCTGCCGCGCCGGCATCTGCGGCAGCTGCGCCATGGTGATCAACGGCCGGCCGGGGCTCGCCTGCCGCACGCTGACGCGCAATCTCGGGCCGGAGATCACGCTCGCGCCCCTGCCGTTCTTCGAGCTGATCGGGGACCTCTCGGTGAACACCGGCAAGTGGATGCGCCGGATGAGCGAGCGGCTCGAGACCTGGGTGCACCTGCGCGAGGACGGGCTGGACGTGCGCCGCATCGAGGCGCCGATGGACCCGGATCTGGCCGAGCAGATCTACCTGCTCGACCGCTGCATCGAGTGCGGCTGCTGCGTGGCGGCCTGCGGGACGGCGCGGATGCGCGAGGACTTCGTCGGCGCGGTGGGTCTCAACAAGATCGCCCGCTTCCGGCTCGACCCGCGCGACACCCGCACGGACGAGGACTACTACTACCTCGTCGGCGACGACGACGGGGTGTTCGGCTGCATGTCGCTGCTGGCCTGCCACGACGTCTGCCCGAAGGATCTGCCGCTGCAGACGCAGATCGCGTTCGTCCGGAGGAAGATGGTCAAGGCCGGCCTGTAGCGCCGGGGTTCGCGGCGCGGAGCGATCGCCGATGAAGCTGCCTGGGCACAAGACCAAGATCGTCTGCACGATCGGGCCGGCGTCGGAGTCGCCGGTCGTGCTGCGCCGGCTGCTGCGGGCGGGGATGGACGTCGCGCGCCTGAACTTCTCCCACGGGGACTTCGCGGCCCACGCGCGCACCATCCGGAACCTGCGGGCCGCCGGCCGCGCGACGGGCCGGCGCGTCGCGATCATGGCCGACCTGCCGGGCCCGAAGATGCGCATCGGCAGGATCGACCCCGAGCCGGTGGAGCTGAAGGCGGGCGCCCCGTTCACCCTGACCACGGAGGATGTCGCCGGCGACGCGCGGCGGGTCTCGGTCTCCTTCGGGCAGCTGCCGCGCGCCGTGAGGCCCGGCGACACGCTCTTCCTCAACGACGGGTACATCCAGCTCACCGTGGCGCGGGTGCGCGGCGCCGAGGTGCGCTGCACGGTGCGCGTCGGCGGCGAGCTGCGCTCGCGCAAGGGCCTGAACCTGCCCGGCATCGATCTGGGCATCAGCGCCTTCACGCCTCACGACCGCGAATGCCTGCGCTTCGCGCTGGAGCACGGCGTCGACGCCGTGAGCCAGTCCTTCGTCGAGCGGGCGGCGGACGTCGAGGCCGTGCGCCGGGCCGCGCTGGCGCTCGGCCGGCGTCCCTTCATCGTCGCCAAGATCGAGCGGTCGGCGGCCCTCGAGCACGTCGAGGAGATCCTCGACGCCGCCGACGGCATCATGATCGCGCGGGGGGACCTGGGCGTCGAGGTGCCGATCGAGCGCATCGCCGCCGTGCAGAAGCGGCTGATGCGGCTGGCCAACCAGCGGGCCAAGCCCGTGATCACCGCGACGCAGATGCTCGAGTCCATGACGGACAACCGCCGACCGACGCGGGCGGAGGCCACCGACGTCGCCAATGCGATCCTCGACGGGACCGACTGCGTGATGCTCTCGGGGGAGTCGGCCATGGGGAAGTACCCCGTGGAGGCCGTGGTGATGCTCGGGCGGATCGCCGCTGTCGCCGAGGGGATCCGGCGGGCGACGACCGTGGGCCAGCTGTACGAGGGCGTCGACGTCAGCGCCAGGCTGCGCCCCGCCCACCTCATCGCCATCGGCGTGGAGGCCTGCCTCGAGCGCGTCGCGCCGGCGGCGGTCTTCGTGCCGACGCACGGCGGCAGCACGGCGCGAAGCGTCGCGCGGTTCCGGTACCCGGTGTGGACGGTGGCGCTGGCCGGCCGCCGGGAGACCTGCCAGCACCTGCAGTTCTCCTCGGGCGTCTACCCGGTGCACGAGCCCCGGGACCCCGGGGACTGGACGCCTTTCGTGCGGCGGTGGGTGCGCGCGCACGGCCTCACGGGCGAGGTGGCCTTGCTGACGGAAGGGCCGTCAGCGAAGAACCCGGAGACGAATCACCGCCTCGAGGTGGTGGAGCTGCGGGCGGTCGGAGGCCGCGGCGGGAGTCCAGGCCGCCGTCACCCCGCTCTTCGCCCTGGCGCGTGAGCGCCGGCCGGGCGGGGGATGGCCCCGCGGGCGCCTCAGAGACCGGCGGCGGCGCGCAGGGCGGCGAAGTCGATCCCCTCGACGAGGCGCACCAGCGGATCGGCCGCCGTGAGGCCGCCGCCCCGGGCGGTGACGACGGTGTCGGGGGCGACGAGCATGCGGACCTCCCCCTCGCCCGTGTCCGGCACGAAGCGCACGCGCGCCGGCTGGCCGGCGATCTCGCGCAGCCGCGCCGTCGGGTCGGCCGCGGGAATGAGCGCGCTGAGCCCGAGCGCGGTCGCCGGGGCCAGCGGGGAGTGCAGGTCGAGGATCAGGTCGATCCGTGCCCCGCCCGCCTCCGGGGTGTAGGAGCGGACGGCCTCGAGGCGACCGCTCCAGACGTCGGCGTCGCCGAGCAGGCTCAGCGGCGCACCCGCGGTCCAGCCCGGCGGCGCCGGCGGGAAGGCCGGGGCGATCGCCCCGACGCGCAGGTCCTGGACCTGCCGCGCGATCAGCCGCAGGCTCTCGAGGGCGAGGGGGTAGCGCTTCTCGCGCACGAGCGCGCGGATCTCGTCGAGCTGCAGCCCGAGGTCCTGCGCGGGGACCGGCGCGGCCGCGAGGACGCCCAGGAGCGCGAAGGCCGCCGGGGCGAGGCGCCGCACGCTCACCCCCGCGCGATGGCGGCCTCGGCGAGGCCGAGGACGAACGCGGCGTAGTCGAGGCCGCCGGCGCGCAGCGAGCGCGCGTAGCCGGAGCTGGGGGAGATGTCCGGGTTGGGGTTGGCCTCGAGCGCCATGAGCCCGCGTGTCGGCGAGAGCCGCCAGTCGATGCGGGCGTAATCGCGCAGGCCGAGCGCGCGGAACGCGAGCAGCGACCAGTGCTCGAGGCGGCTGCGCACCTCCGGCGTGAGGTGGGCCGGGCAGACGCCGACCGTGCCGCTGTAGCGCGCGTCGTCCTGCTCCCACTTGGCCTCGTAGCCGCAGATGCGCGGCGCGCCGGCGGGCAGCCCGGTGAAGTCGATCTCGGAGACCGGGAGCATGCGCGCCGGCACGTTGCCGAACACCGGTGCGTTGAGCTCCCGGCCCTCGATGAACTCCTCGACGAGGACCGGGCCGTAGCGCCCGTGCACGGCGGCGATCGCGCGGCGCGCGGCCGCCTCGTCCGCGGCGACGGAGGCGTCCGTGATGCCGAGGCTCCCGTCCTCCGTGGCGGGCTTGACGATCACGGGAAAGCGCAGCGCCTCCAGCGGCGCATCCGGGCTGTCCGCGAGGACGAACGGCGCCGTCGGGATGCCGTGTCCGCGCAGGATCAGCTTCGTCTTCACCTTGTCCCGGCACAGCCCGAGGGCGAGCGGCGGCGATCCGGTGTACGAGATGCCGAGCAGCTCCAGCGCCGCTGCGAAGTACATCTCGTGCTCGCTGCCCCCCGGCAGGTCGTCGCAGAGGTTGACGACGGCGCGGGGCGGGCGCGCGGCGAGCGCGGCCAGCGCGGCGGGGATGTCGTCGCCGACCGGCAGGGTGAAGGGCTCGTACCCGGCCGCGGCGAGCGCCGCCTCGATCAGCGGGATCTCGTCGTGGATCAGGTGCGGCGCGGCGTCGGGGTGCGGCCGCCGCGGGTCGGCAGGGGCGTAGTGGGCGATGGCGACGCGCCCGCGGCTCATCGCGGCGCGCCGGCGCGCTCGAGCGCGTGCCGGACGATCGCCTGCACGAGCTGCGGGTAGCGCCAGCCCATGCGCCCGGCGAGGATCGGCAGATCGCCGTAGGTGGGCGAGAGGCCCGGGAGGGGGTTGACCTCGATGAAGTGCGGGACGCCGGCCTTGAGGCGGATGTCGACGCGCGAGACGTCGCGGCAGCCGAGCGCGTGGTAGCACGCGACCGCGAGCGCCTCGATGGAGGCGAGCAGCGCCGCGGGCACCGGCGGCGGCACGAGGTACTCGACCTGGTTCTCCCAGTCGCGCTTGACCTCGAGGGAGTAGAGGAACTGCTCGGGCGGGAGCGTGCGGTGGCGGATCTGCATCGCGCCGATGGCGCGCGGCTCCGCGTTGCCGATGACGCCGACCGTGAACTCCTCGCCTTCGCAGAACTCCTCGACCAGTGCCGGGCCGCCGTAGCTGCCGAGGACGAACGCGGCCTGCTCGCGCAGGGCCGCAGGGGAGGTGACCCGCGAGGCGAGGCGCACCCCCTTGCTCGAGCCCTCCCACGCCGGCTTGACGATCAGCGGGAAGGCGAGGCCGCCGGGCGCGTTGCCGCCGGGGAGGTCGGCGAGGCGCTCGATCAGGAGGTGGCGCGGCGTGGCCAGGCCGCGCGAGGCGACGACGCGCTTGGCGAGGTCCTTGTCGAGGGTCAGGGCGAGGCAGAGCGGATCGGAGCCGGTGTAGGGGACGCCGAGCATCTCGCAGACCGCGGGAACCTGCGCCTCGCGGCTGCGGCCGGCGAGCCCCTCGGCGATGTTGAAGACCAGCTCCGGCGGGTCGGCGAGCATGCGCGCCAGGAAGTCGCGCCCGAAGCCGAGCCGCTCGACGCGGTGGCCGTCGCCCTCGAGAACGGCCGCGATCGCGTCGATGGTCGCCGGGGCGTCGAACTCCTCGGCGTGGTCGATCGGCGCCCCGGGCAGGTCGGGGACGTCGTCCCGGAGGTTGTAGGCAATGCCGATCCGCATCCGGTGGGGCGCGGCGCCTTACGCCGGCACGGGGTCGAGCGTCTCGACCGACCGGCGCCGCGGCGAGCGGGCGGCGCGCGCCGGGTGCGGATAGGTGTACGTCTTGCCCTCGAAGTTGTGGAGCACCAGGCCGTCCTCGTTCTCGCCGATGACGTAGTTCGGGGAGACGGGCACCTTGCCGCCGCCGCCGGGCAGGTCGATGACGTAGGTCGGCAGGGCGAGGCCCGAGGTGTGGCCGCGCAGCGCGCTCATGATCTTGAGGCCCGCGTCCACCGTCGTCCGGAAGTGCTCGGCGCCGATGACCGGGTCGCACTGGAAGAGGTAGTAGGGGCGGATCTTGGCGCGCAACAGCGCGTGGTTGAGGGCGAGCATGGTGCGCGGACTGTCGTTGACGCCGCGCAGCAGCACGCTCTGGTTGTTCACGGGCACCCCGGCGCGCAGGAGGCGGTCGACGGCCGCCGCGGACTCGGGCGTCACCTCGCGCGGGTGGTTGAACTGCGTGTTCAGCCAGATCGGGCCGTGCTTCTCGAGGACGGCGACCAGCTCCGGCGTGACCTTCATCGGCAGGACGACCGGGACGCGGGTGCCGATGCGGATGATCTCCAGGTGCGGGATCGAGCGCAGCTCGGCGAGGATGAAGTCGAGCTGCTCGAGCGGCAGCGACAGCGGGTCGCCGCCCGAGACGATGGCGTCGCGGATCTCGGGGTGCTGGCGGATGTAGCCCGCCATCGCGCGGATGGCGTCGCGGGTGACCGGCGTCTCGCCGTTCTTCCAGATGCGCTTGCGCGTGCAGTGGCGGCAGTACATGTAGCAGAAGTCGGTGGTCACCAGGAGCGCGCGGTCCGGGTAGCGGTGCGTCAGCCCCGGGACCGGCGCGTGCTCGACCTCGTGGAGCGGGTCCTCGGTCTCGTTGCCGTAGTAGCACCCCTCCTCGCGCGCCGGCACGGCCTGGCGGCGGATCGGGTCGTGCGGGTCGTCGGGGTCGATGAGCGCGGCGTAGTGCGGCGTGATCGCGAAGTGGTACTCCTGAGCGATCGGTGCGAGCTTCTTCTTCTCGGCCTCGCGGAGCGGGACGATCCCCTCCAGGTCCTCGAGCGTGCGGATCAGGTTCCTGGCCTGCCAGCGCCAGTCGTGCCACTGCTCGGGCCCGACCTCGCGCCAGCGCGCGATGCGCTGCCAATGGTGGCGGTGCGGCGGCTCGTCGATCCTGGATGCGTCGGCGTTGTCCATCAGGGTCCCCCCCGTCTCCTTCATGCCGGCTGGTGTTCGCGCTCGCCGTCGACGCCGGCCGGGACGGCAGCTTCGGTGGTGCCGGTGCGCGCGGTGCCGCGCAGTGCGGCGCGGGCGGCCGCGAGGAGCGTCGCGCGGCGCAGCGGCTTGTCGAGGAAGTCGAAGGCCCCCTCGCGCTTCATGCGGGTGCGGTTGACCTGCTCGCCCTGCGCCGAGGTCACGACGATGCGGGCGTCGCGGTTGAGGGCGCGGGCCATGCGCACGATCTCGAAGCCGGACTTCTTCGGCAGATCGAGGTCGCAGAAGACCAGATCGTAGCTGCTGCGGGTGAGCATCCCGATCGT
This window harbors:
- a CDS encoding fumarate reductase flavoprotein subunit, whose protein sequence is MRIVYTDVLVIGGGLAGLRLAIGARRRGHEALILSLVPPKRSHSKAAQGGMQASLGNVFKGQGDNEDVHFEDTVRGSDWGADQDVVRMYVNTSPKAVREMAAWGVPWSRVRRGDRQVIINNQKVTITEPDAAHGLVGQRDFGGTKKWRTCFVSDGTGHSLLNTTTDRAIATGIPVLERAEALALIHDGRRCYGAVVRDLVTGALTAYVAKATAIATGGAGRVYGVTTNAVICEGIGHAIALETGVAALGNMEAVQFHPTGIFPAGILVTEGCRGDGGLLKDVDGHRFMPDYEPEKKELASRDVVSRRMEEHILKGKGVKSRFGEHLWLDITALGEHHIRHNLREVWEICHYFLGVDPVKEWIPVRPAQHYTMGGVRTLPSGESPHLTGLFSAGEAACWDLHGFNRLGGNSLGETLVAGMIVGESIADFCDRPENDVDVPAALVRESLAREQAKLDELLSGRGSEDAMVLRGAMQELMTAKVGIFRRGRDLEQAVDELQKLLVRSRSIGVRSRAAGANPELVAAYRTRMMLKLALATAYGALVRTESRGAHFREDYPRRDDAQWLKRTLATWKGEQDTLPTLAHEPLDVKRMELPPGWRGYGAKDYIDHPDTPARQAEVDAIRAKLASSGRWAVQEALLPYERLLPPALRGRNERIEERF
- a CDS encoding fumarate reductase iron-sulfur subunit; its protein translation is MADTTARRRLAFHILRYNPYDPAAAPRLQRYELEEADGMTLFIALNEIRDRQDPTLQFDFVCRAGICGSCAMVINGRPGLACRTLTRNLGPEITLAPLPFFELIGDLSVNTGKWMRRMSERLETWVHLREDGLDVRRIEAPMDPDLAEQIYLLDRCIECGCCVAACGTARMREDFVGAVGLNKIARFRLDPRDTRTDEDYYYLVGDDDGVFGCMSLLACHDVCPKDLPLQTQIAFVRRKMVKAGL
- the pyk gene encoding pyruvate kinase; amino-acid sequence: MKLPGHKTKIVCTIGPASESPVVLRRLLRAGMDVARLNFSHGDFAAHARTIRNLRAAGRATGRRVAIMADLPGPKMRIGRIDPEPVELKAGAPFTLTTEDVAGDARRVSVSFGQLPRAVRPGDTLFLNDGYIQLTVARVRGAEVRCTVRVGGELRSRKGLNLPGIDLGISAFTPHDRECLRFALEHGVDAVSQSFVERAADVEAVRRAALALGRRPFIVAKIERSAALEHVEEILDAADGIMIARGDLGVEVPIERIAAVQKRLMRLANQRAKPVITATQMLESMTDNRRPTRAEATDVANAILDGTDCVMLSGESAMGKYPVEAVVMLGRIAAVAEGIRRATTVGQLYEGVDVSARLRPAHLIAIGVEACLERVAPAAVFVPTHGGSTARSVARFRYPVWTVALAGRRETCQHLQFSSGVYPVHEPRDPGDWTPFVRRWVRAHGLTGEVALLTEGPSAKNPETNHRLEVVELRAVGGRGGSPGRRHPALRPGA
- a CDS encoding D-alanine--D-alanine ligase, whose product is MSRGRVAIAHYAPADPRRPHPDAAPHLIHDEIPLIEAALAAAGYEPFTLPVGDDIPAALAALAARPPRAVVNLCDDLPGGSEHEMYFAAALELLGISYTGSPPLALGLCRDKVKTKLILRGHGIPTAPFVLADSPDAPLEALRFPVIVKPATEDGSLGITDASVAADEAAARRAIAAVHGRYGPVLVEEFIEGRELNAPVFGNVPARMLPVSEIDFTGLPAGAPRICGYEAKWEQDDARYSGTVGVCPAHLTPEVRSRLEHWSLLAFRALGLRDYARIDWRLSPTRGLMALEANPNPDISPSSGYARSLRAGGLDYAAFVLGLAEAAIARG
- a CDS encoding D-alanine--D-alanine ligase: MRIGIAYNLRDDVPDLPGAPIDHAEEFDAPATIDAIAAVLEGDGHRVERLGFGRDFLARMLADPPELVFNIAEGLAGRSREAQVPAVCEMLGVPYTGSDPLCLALTLDKDLAKRVVASRGLATPRHLLIERLADLPGGNAPGGLAFPLIVKPAWEGSSKGVRLASRVTSPAALREQAAFVLGSYGGPALVEEFCEGEEFTVGVIGNAEPRAIGAMQIRHRTLPPEQFLYSLEVKRDWENQVEYLVPPPVPAALLASIEALAVACYHALGCRDVSRVDIRLKAGVPHFIEVNPLPGLSPTYGDLPILAGRMGWRYPQLVQAIVRHALERAGAPR
- a CDS encoding KamA family radical SAM protein — protein: MKETGGTLMDNADASRIDEPPHRHHWQRIARWREVGPEQWHDWRWQARNLIRTLEDLEGIVPLREAEKKKLAPIAQEYHFAITPHYAALIDPDDPHDPIRRQAVPAREEGCYYGNETEDPLHEVEHAPVPGLTHRYPDRALLVTTDFCYMYCRHCTRKRIWKNGETPVTRDAIRAMAGYIRQHPEIRDAIVSGGDPLSLPLEQLDFILAELRSIPHLEIIRIGTRVPVVLPMKVTPELVAVLEKHGPIWLNTQFNHPREVTPESAAAVDRLLRAGVPVNNQSVLLRGVNDSPRTMLALNHALLRAKIRPYYLFQCDPVIGAEHFRTTVDAGLKIMSALRGHTSGLALPTYVIDLPGGGGKVPVSPNYVIGENEDGLVLHNFEGKTYTYPHPARAARSPRRRSVETLDPVPA
- a CDS encoding response regulator, producing the protein MTTRNSRYRILVSDREKNTRDAVAEIFREAGYTVDAAGSGSETIGMLTRSSYDLVFCDLDLPKKSGFEIVRMARALNRDARIVVTSAQGEQVNRTRMKREGAFDFLDKPLRRATLLAAARAALRGTARTGTTEAAVPAGVDGEREHQPA